A part of Romeriopsis navalis LEGE 11480 genomic DNA contains:
- a CDS encoding chemotaxis protein CheW — MMTSSPAAEPAAPLNQVQQYIGLSLPPDLNVLLPNTCVTEVIPIESEQIVSLPEMAPCVMGLTNWRGEVLWVVDVSVVMGKEPLYRRVQQGGRQGRFDSLVVQYQQQTVGLVVDQVTQLRQLTPQEIRPLSLERRVPSIPGLQGAWVSPEGDRHWILDTAATVQYIAQALSGSEAAD, encoded by the coding sequence ATGATGACTTCCTCCCCAGCGGCTGAACCCGCTGCGCCATTAAATCAAGTTCAGCAATACATTGGCCTGAGCTTACCGCCAGACCTGAATGTCCTGCTTCCAAACACTTGTGTGACCGAGGTAATTCCGATTGAATCTGAACAAATTGTCAGTCTGCCGGAAATGGCCCCCTGTGTCATGGGGTTGACCAATTGGCGTGGTGAAGTGCTGTGGGTGGTTGATGTCAGCGTTGTGATGGGTAAAGAGCCACTGTACCGCCGCGTGCAGCAGGGTGGTCGTCAAGGCCGCTTTGACAGTCTCGTGGTGCAGTATCAGCAGCAGACAGTGGGCTTGGTCGTCGATCAAGTGACCCAACTGCGGCAGCTCACCCCCCAGGAAATCCGTCCGTTATCGCTTGAACGCCGTGTGCCCAGTATTCCGGGTTTACAAGGTGCTTGGGTTTCCCCCGAGGGCGATCGGCATTGGATTTTGGATACCGCGGCCACGGTGCAATACATTGCCCAGGCGCTATCCGGAAGTGAAGCGGCGGATTGA
- a CDS encoding GAF domain-containing protein → MTPASPEKATAAAQTQHSVPLPPPVKGISLRSEPSQAVEPVVEVGATPPQKPVKLRLKLALKTLVAATAVGALPLFAVGAVSYAWMNHSMTEGLAQQQQATAAQLSDQLHQFLLERVQDVEQLVEGNLFQGDRLTTAAKLGLLEQQKSYSASFKHLALLDHTGKPTLQTKGTKLSNQSTEIYFQQVLKTKDVVVVPMPTDAGGATLIIAVPMTSGNQITGVMMAQLNPEAMQQQLLTASVNLGQPYITDAEGKVLFAIDKAQLNQPVEQVLPGLQNSLQASSTAGAAVSQRLRFGLSVLGLKDSAQPDQLVGWATSQTDKVLSQLNWRTVVAANPEGVLQQQQYRASQFGFAFLAGLGVVGLVGLLVARRTNRVVNDQVKQLERQYASLQTQQQLSIERSQWLGQMIETMRQSMGEAALLNTTVTELRYALSADRVMFYRCNDDWSGTIIAESVGANYRQFMGQTVNDLFREGSIERYQDEQVQVIPDVGRLGLTRAHKEMLAKFEIRASLIAPILQHGKLIGLLCAHQCATTRQWEPEDVDVFAKLSSQLGFVLEQSALISRQAKSVEKSRILNEIVDSMRRSFKEEDILNTTVNELRYTLEADRVVVYRIDGDQSAIILAESVGLTFSKLSGRVLRNPFPAAVMERFRVGQVWCMPDIDAEGLPPEFRAKLDELQVRGCIVAPVIQNGELVGLLSVHACEAARAWEKEDIGLVARLGGQLGLALNQAAILRRQTLSAERLRTLNEIVSVMRRSLKETEILNTAVQELRLILDADRVIVYRFATDPRQLDATLPLSHAGDVAAEATALSSERLAGRDLQGLFTEMPLERFKNGHVQSIPDIYLANLSPEHLQLLEDLQIRATIVAPILQNGELTGLLCAYDNDLRRWETQDLDLFAKLAIQLGYALDQSALIADTEREREAAKAAADATAEAQQLQQERFQQRAQELLRQVEPLTRGDLTVQARESNDEVGTIAKSYNEVIDALRETIAQVQFASRSVAATASDSEGAVSSLSLESRQQIQTVAHAIEQVQTMMNALHQIAARAEEAEGNVQRATKKLQSGDEVMDRTVSGMSSIRETVAETAKKVKRLGEASQKISRVVNLINGFATQTNLLAMNASIEAAKAGEEGQGFVVVAEEVRTLAQQSAAATAEIEQVVEEIQRQTNEVVAAMETGTEHVVNGTQLVEESRMHLSEITEVGMQLNQMVRDISQAAAAQTETSVSVKQTMLQVATIADTTSQQTQTVAESFSHLLKMAEDLQTSAAQFKVRRASK, encoded by the coding sequence ATGACTCCAGCGTCCCCGGAGAAGGCGACTGCTGCGGCTCAAACTCAGCATTCTGTGCCGCTGCCGCCCCCGGTTAAAGGAATTTCTCTGCGGAGTGAGCCCAGCCAGGCAGTTGAGCCAGTCGTGGAAGTTGGAGCGACCCCGCCGCAAAAGCCGGTCAAGCTGCGACTCAAGCTCGCGTTGAAGACGCTCGTTGCCGCGACCGCCGTGGGTGCCTTGCCGTTATTTGCGGTTGGGGCAGTGAGTTATGCCTGGATGAATCACTCCATGACCGAAGGGTTGGCCCAACAGCAGCAAGCGACCGCCGCCCAGCTTTCGGATCAGTTGCACCAGTTCTTGTTAGAGCGGGTGCAGGATGTGGAGCAGTTGGTGGAAGGGAACCTCTTCCAGGGCGATCGCCTAACGACCGCCGCCAAACTCGGGTTGCTAGAACAGCAAAAGTCCTATTCGGCTAGCTTTAAGCACTTGGCCTTGCTCGATCACACGGGGAAGCCCACGCTCCAGACCAAGGGGACAAAGCTGAGCAATCAGTCAACCGAAATTTATTTTCAACAGGTTCTGAAGACGAAGGATGTTGTGGTTGTCCCCATGCCCACAGATGCCGGTGGGGCGACGCTGATTATCGCGGTGCCGATGACTTCGGGGAACCAGATTACGGGCGTGATGATGGCCCAGCTGAATCCGGAAGCGATGCAGCAGCAGTTGTTGACGGCGAGTGTCAACTTAGGCCAGCCTTACATTACCGATGCCGAAGGTAAGGTGCTGTTCGCGATCGATAAAGCTCAGCTAAATCAGCCGGTAGAGCAGGTTTTGCCGGGTCTGCAAAATTCCCTCCAGGCGAGTTCGACGGCTGGTGCTGCTGTGTCCCAGCGCTTGCGATTTGGGCTCTCAGTGTTGGGCTTAAAAGATTCCGCCCAGCCGGATCAACTCGTGGGTTGGGCCACGAGTCAAACCGATAAAGTCCTTTCGCAGTTAAATTGGCGGACCGTGGTGGCGGCAAATCCGGAAGGGGTGTTGCAGCAGCAGCAATATCGTGCCAGCCAGTTTGGTTTCGCATTTTTAGCGGGTCTGGGGGTCGTTGGGTTAGTCGGCTTGCTCGTCGCTCGCCGCACCAACCGGGTGGTGAATGACCAAGTCAAGCAGCTGGAGCGGCAATATGCCTCGTTGCAAACCCAACAACAGCTGAGTATTGAACGCTCGCAGTGGTTGGGGCAAATGATTGAAACAATGCGTCAGTCCATGGGGGAGGCGGCGTTGTTAAACACGACGGTCACTGAGCTGCGCTATGCCTTAAGTGCCGATCGCGTGATGTTTTATCGCTGTAATGACGATTGGAGCGGCACCATTATTGCTGAGTCGGTGGGCGCGAACTACCGCCAATTTATGGGACAGACGGTCAACGATCTGTTTCGTGAAGGATCGATTGAACGGTATCAAGATGAGCAAGTGCAGGTGATTCCCGATGTGGGCCGTTTAGGGTTGACCCGCGCCCACAAGGAAATGCTGGCCAAATTTGAAATCCGGGCGAGTTTGATTGCGCCAATTTTGCAGCATGGCAAGCTGATTGGTTTGCTCTGTGCCCACCAATGTGCCACGACCCGCCAGTGGGAACCCGAAGATGTTGATGTCTTTGCCAAGCTCTCCTCCCAGTTGGGCTTTGTCTTGGAGCAATCGGCTTTGATTAGTCGTCAGGCGAAGAGCGTGGAGAAATCACGCATCCTGAATGAAATTGTTGACAGCATGCGCCGATCGTTCAAAGAGGAAGATATTCTCAATACGACGGTCAATGAACTGCGCTACACCCTCGAGGCGGATCGGGTGGTGGTTTACCGGATTGATGGAGATCAGAGTGCCATTATTCTGGCGGAATCCGTGGGGTTGACCTTTAGTAAACTGTCAGGCCGCGTCTTGCGCAATCCTTTCCCGGCTGCCGTGATGGAGCGTTTCCGGGTCGGACAGGTTTGGTGTATGCCAGATATTGATGCCGAGGGTTTGCCGCCGGAGTTTCGGGCGAAGTTGGATGAGTTGCAGGTGCGCGGCTGCATCGTGGCCCCGGTGATTCAAAACGGTGAATTAGTCGGCCTGCTGTCGGTGCATGCCTGTGAAGCGGCGCGGGCTTGGGAAAAAGAAGATATCGGGTTAGTCGCACGTTTGGGTGGTCAGTTGGGTCTGGCGTTGAACCAAGCGGCGATTCTCCGCCGCCAAACCTTAAGTGCGGAGCGCCTCCGCACGCTGAATGAAATTGTGAGTGTGATGCGGCGATCGCTCAAAGAAACGGAAATTTTGAATACGGCGGTGCAGGAACTGCGGTTGATTTTGGATGCCGATCGAGTGATTGTTTATCGCTTTGCCACCGACCCCCGTCAGCTGGATGCGACTTTGCCCTTGAGTCATGCGGGAGACGTTGCGGCGGAAGCCACGGCCCTTTCCTCAGAGCGACTTGCGGGCCGCGATCTGCAAGGGCTATTTACGGAAATGCCCTTGGAGCGTTTTAAGAACGGTCATGTGCAGTCGATTCCCGATATTTATTTAGCGAATCTCTCCCCTGAGCATTTGCAGTTGCTGGAAGATCTGCAAATTCGGGCAACGATTGTCGCCCCGATTTTGCAAAATGGGGAGTTGACCGGCTTGCTGTGTGCCTACGACAATGATTTGCGCCGCTGGGAAACTCAAGATCTCGATCTGTTTGCGAAGTTGGCGATTCAGTTGGGTTATGCGCTGGATCAGTCGGCGTTGATTGCTGATACCGAGCGTGAACGTGAAGCGGCGAAGGCGGCGGCCGATGCGACTGCCGAGGCTCAACAGCTACAACAAGAGCGTTTTCAACAGCGGGCCCAAGAGCTATTGCGGCAGGTTGAACCGCTGACCCGTGGCGATTTGACCGTGCAAGCGCGGGAGTCGAACGATGAAGTGGGGACAATCGCCAAGTCCTATAACGAAGTGATTGATGCGCTGCGCGAAACCATTGCCCAAGTCCAATTTGCCTCGCGGTCAGTCGCGGCAACTGCCTCGGATAGTGAAGGTGCCGTTTCCTCCCTGTCGCTTGAGAGTCGTCAACAAATTCAAACGGTGGCCCATGCGATTGAGCAAGTGCAGACCATGATGAATGCGCTTCATCAGATTGCTGCGCGGGCGGAAGAAGCGGAGGGTAATGTCCAACGGGCGACCAAGAAGCTCCAGTCCGGTGACGAGGTGATGGATCGCACCGTATCGGGTATGTCCTCAATTCGTGAAACCGTGGCGGAGACCGCGAAGAAAGTGAAGCGGTTGGGGGAGGCATCGCAGAAAATTTCCCGTGTGGTTAACCTAATCAATGGCTTTGCAACCCAGACGAACTTGCTGGCGATGAATGCTTCGATTGAGGCGGCCAAGGCGGGTGAGGAGGGTCAAGGGTTTGTGGTTGTGGCCGAGGAAGTTCGCACCTTGGCCCAGCAATCCGCTGCGGCCACGGCGGAAATTGAGCAGGTGGTGGAAGAGATTCAGCGGCAAACCAATGAAGTGGTGGCCGCGATGGAAACGGGCACCGAGCATGTGGTCAACGGAACGCAGTTGGTGGAAGAGTCGCGGATGCATTTGAGCGAAATCACCGAAGTCGGGATGCAGCTGAATCAAATGGTGCGCGACATTTCCCAAGCGGCGGCGGCACAAACCGAAACTTCGGTGTCGGTGAAGCAAACCATGCTGCAAGTGGCAACGATCGCCGATACAACTTCCCAGCAGACCCAAACTGTGGCGGAATCGTTCTCCCATTTGCTGAAAATGGCGGAAGACTTGCAGACCAGTGCAGCCCAATTCAAGGTGCGACGAGCGTCGAAATAG
- a CDS encoding CAP domain-containing protein gives MPEAPNTNLSPQVTTLAAGVKVCDAQQNLTAKVCAGDGIESEERKLYRLLNEYRRQQGLPAIPLSPSLSLVANRHVRDFDRHTLAGHSWSNCRYDAANRSTYACMWQAPQRLGTAYPGNGYENSYGSSTGRVTAREALNSWKGSRSHNRVMLNQGVWKTQWQAVGIGIYQGRAVLWFGKERDPISE, from the coding sequence ATGCCTGAAGCACCCAATACAAATTTGTCGCCCCAAGTGACAACACTTGCGGCCGGGGTCAAGGTTTGTGATGCGCAGCAGAATCTCACAGCCAAGGTTTGTGCCGGCGATGGAATCGAATCCGAGGAGCGCAAGTTATATCGGCTGCTGAATGAGTATCGTCGCCAACAGGGTTTACCAGCAATTCCCCTCTCACCGTCTTTGAGCTTGGTGGCAAATCGGCATGTGCGGGATTTCGATCGGCATACTTTAGCCGGACATAGCTGGAGCAATTGCCGCTATGATGCCGCAAATCGATCGACCTACGCTTGTATGTGGCAAGCACCGCAACGATTAGGGACCGCCTATCCAGGCAATGGCTACGAAAATAGCTATGGCAGCAGCACGGGTCGAGTCACGGCGCGTGAAGCGCTCAATAGCTGGAAAGGCAGCCGTTCACATAATCGCGTGATGCTCAATCAGGGCGTCTGGAAGACACAATGGCAAGCGGTGGGAATTGGCATTTATCAAGGACGCGCTGTGTTGTGGTTCGGG
- a CDS encoding hybrid sensor histidine kinase/response regulator → MTDNNTIKNHQSPDQSFQARFEAEVAAELAHLETVLRDGDLNRLIVALPAVLNSALALAQDSELPGLNAIVTLIQTALLNRPEQVVEVAHLSLSHLQQVQAVAEAGEDLQAVHPNEALLKIAETPDDLVELSQHLAELEAQSAMPLQVNPVQGTHTLPKFVTDSLVRELESVLDEDEAPEIDAQTPPVLPVNLMPVQEELSDSFVQQLQALIDEPSDLSHVIPAPQRTETLLDKAIAQSKQPVTSDQPVPSLADTTAANLETQEAGEPGQHRLQVRPLEVTSTLRKAIAKGGRSPFGEYSDPAQSIKSRLTDYYLATTVRVDLKRLTQLHNLVGELVTQENLAKLHNQQYQGIVDSVEKRFQQFDLITQELHYWLDKSQNTRAQIATAPSTSLPVNPAARLDSPTLRTAKTTNTDFDPLLLDHYNTLYVVAQSLMEELAQLQEAVQDIRLLTNESKYTQQKRQYTLKQVRDQLLRARMLPVADVLQRFPRMVRDLSLQHKKPVKVKLSGTQTLLDKAILEKLLDPLVHLVRNSFDHGIESQAGRIAQGKDLEGTIEIRAYARGNQTYIEVRDDGRGIDCDAIVRKIVERKLLTFEDAVQLSPQQLYDYIFMPGFSTTREVTELSGRGVGMDAVRTQVRQLKGSISIASEAGKGTVFKLRFPLTLTTAILVVFQIHNQLMALPVDTLVAVATASLDQIDLVDGQQVLLWQDKKVPLYPSEALLGSYPLAKKMPTYARYVPLSETHEMPVLILAGETEMLAIPVDRLLQEQELVVKPFGSIASAPPYFYGCTVLGDGSLVPVLDGQALITRSKTLNYENLLAPASATASLLENNDFSQLDNLEGLPIAASPATLQKTILVVDDSLTARHFLSMTLEKSGYQVMQAKDGREALDCLSLNPEIKAVFCDVEMPRMNGFEFLEQSRKSLGSTAPPVIMLTSRSSDKHVQTAQSLGAKSYLTKPYLEQELLQVLESCWS, encoded by the coding sequence ATGACAGACAACAACACGATCAAGAATCATCAATCGCCGGATCAATCTTTCCAGGCCCGGTTTGAGGCGGAAGTGGCTGCGGAGTTGGCGCACTTGGAAACCGTGCTGCGCGATGGTGACCTAAATCGGTTAATTGTGGCCTTACCCGCGGTATTGAATTCCGCCCTGGCCCTGGCCCAGGATTCGGAATTGCCGGGCTTAAATGCGATCGTCACGCTGATTCAAACGGCGTTATTAAATCGGCCGGAGCAAGTGGTGGAAGTGGCCCACCTCAGCCTTAGTCATTTGCAGCAGGTGCAAGCGGTGGCTGAGGCTGGGGAAGATTTGCAAGCCGTCCATCCAAATGAGGCCCTGCTCAAGATTGCGGAAACTCCCGATGACTTGGTCGAGCTATCGCAGCATTTAGCGGAGTTAGAGGCCCAATCCGCGATGCCGCTGCAGGTGAATCCGGTTCAAGGCACCCATACGCTCCCCAAATTTGTCACGGATTCATTGGTGCGGGAATTAGAATCGGTGTTGGATGAGGATGAGGCGCCGGAGATCGATGCCCAGACCCCACCTGTATTGCCCGTGAATCTGATGCCGGTGCAGGAGGAGTTATCGGATTCTTTTGTGCAGCAGCTGCAAGCCTTGATTGATGAACCGAGTGATTTATCCCATGTGATTCCAGCGCCGCAGCGGACTGAAACCTTACTGGATAAGGCGATCGCCCAAAGTAAGCAGCCGGTGACATCGGACCAGCCGGTGCCTTCGTTGGCCGATACGACCGCCGCCAACTTGGAGACTCAGGAAGCCGGTGAACCCGGTCAACATCGCCTCCAGGTGCGGCCATTAGAAGTGACTTCCACGCTGCGTAAGGCGATCGCGAAAGGGGGGCGATCGCCGTTTGGGGAATACAGTGATCCCGCACAATCGATTAAATCGCGCTTAACCGATTACTATCTCGCCACAACCGTGCGCGTTGATCTGAAGCGCTTGACCCAACTGCATAATCTGGTGGGTGAACTGGTCACGCAGGAGAATTTGGCCAAATTACATAACCAGCAATACCAAGGCATTGTTGATTCGGTCGAAAAGCGCTTCCAGCAATTTGATTTGATCACCCAGGAATTGCATTATTGGCTCGATAAAAGTCAAAATACGCGGGCCCAGATCGCAACCGCGCCCTCTACCAGTTTGCCGGTTAATCCCGCCGCCCGCTTAGACAGCCCCACCCTACGGACGGCCAAAACGACCAATACTGACTTTGACCCGTTATTGCTGGATCACTACAACACCCTGTATGTTGTGGCCCAGTCTTTAATGGAAGAGCTGGCGCAATTGCAAGAAGCGGTTCAGGATATTCGTCTACTGACTAACGAATCGAAATATACCCAGCAAAAACGCCAATATACGCTGAAGCAGGTGCGTGACCAGCTATTGCGAGCGCGCATGCTCCCGGTCGCCGATGTCTTACAGCGTTTCCCCCGGATGGTACGGGATCTATCGTTACAGCATAAGAAGCCGGTCAAGGTCAAACTGAGCGGCACCCAAACGCTATTAGATAAAGCCATTTTGGAGAAACTGCTGGACCCCTTGGTGCATCTAGTCCGTAACTCATTTGATCACGGGATCGAATCTCAGGCGGGACGGATTGCTCAGGGTAAGGATCTTGAGGGGACGATCGAAATTCGCGCCTATGCCCGTGGCAACCAAACCTATATTGAGGTGCGGGATGACGGTCGCGGGATTGACTGTGATGCGATCGTCCGCAAAATTGTGGAGCGTAAGCTGCTGACTTTTGAAGATGCAGTACAACTCTCACCGCAACAGCTGTATGACTATATTTTCATGCCTGGTTTTTCCACGACGCGGGAAGTGACGGAATTATCGGGACGCGGGGTTGGGATGGATGCAGTACGGACCCAAGTCCGGCAGCTGAAAGGCTCGATCTCGATTGCGTCGGAAGCGGGTAAGGGCACCGTGTTTAAACTCCGCTTCCCACTCACTTTAACCACGGCAATTTTGGTGGTGTTCCAGATCCATAACCAACTGATGGCGTTGCCCGTCGATACGTTGGTGGCGGTCGCGACGGCATCCCTGGACCAGATTGACTTGGTGGATGGGCAGCAAGTGCTGTTGTGGCAGGACAAGAAGGTGCCGCTGTATCCTTCCGAAGCGCTGCTTGGTTCCTATCCGTTGGCGAAAAAGATGCCGACCTATGCCCGCTATGTGCCGCTGTCGGAAACCCACGAAATGCCGGTTTTGATCTTGGCGGGTGAAACGGAAATGCTGGCGATTCCGGTCGATCGCCTATTGCAAGAGCAGGAATTAGTGGTCAAGCCGTTTGGTTCGATTGCGTCGGCCCCACCCTATTTCTATGGCTGTACGGTGTTAGGGGATGGCTCCTTGGTGCCGGTTCTCGATGGTCAGGCTTTGATTACGCGATCGAAAACCCTGAATTACGAGAATTTATTGGCCCCCGCTTCCGCCACCGCTTCACTGTTGGAGAATAATGACTTTAGTCAGCTCGATAATCTGGAAGGGTTGCCGATCGCTGCTTCACCCGCAACCCTACAGAAAACTATTTTGGTCGTGGATGATTCGTTAACGGCCCGACATTTTCTTTCCATGACCCTAGAAAAATCGGGCTATCAGGT